The following coding sequences lie in one Microvirga sp. 17 mud 1-3 genomic window:
- a CDS encoding NAD-dependent epimerase/dehydratase family protein, which produces MTSTHSVLAGKRILVTGGAGFVGSHIVDLLVDAGCQDIVVIDNMIRGRPENLDDAMASGRVRLINGDIRDRNLMNEAIAGVDTVFHQAAMRITHCAAEPRMAMEVMVDATYDLLELCVREKARKVVMASSASVYGMADEFPTTERQNPYGNRTLYGAAKAFGEGLLRSFNDMYGLDYVALRYFNVFGPRMDIHGRYTEVMIRWMERIDAGLPPIIFGDGLQTMDLIHVRDVARANILAAISPATDVALNVGSGQETSLLDLARCLARVMGRPSLVPVHEAERAVNPVPRRLSDPQAAQRLIGFSAQLDAEAGLAELVEWWRGQQVQQEERGVA; this is translated from the coding sequence ATGACTTCCACGCATAGTGTTTTAGCGGGCAAACGTATTCTTGTGACAGGAGGGGCGGGATTTGTTGGGTCGCACATCGTCGACTTGCTGGTCGATGCTGGATGTCAGGACATCGTCGTCATTGACAACATGATCCGAGGGCGGCCCGAAAATCTGGATGATGCTATGGCCAGCGGCCGAGTGCGGCTGATCAATGGCGATATCCGTGACCGGAACCTGATGAACGAAGCCATCGCAGGAGTGGATACGGTATTCCATCAGGCTGCCATGCGCATCACCCATTGTGCAGCGGAGCCCCGCATGGCGATGGAGGTCATGGTAGATGCGACATACGATCTGCTGGAGCTTTGCGTTCGCGAGAAGGCCCGAAAGGTCGTCATGGCCTCGTCGGCTTCCGTATATGGAATGGCCGATGAGTTTCCGACGACGGAGCGACAAAACCCATATGGCAACCGCACTTTATATGGCGCCGCCAAAGCTTTTGGAGAGGGGTTGCTCCGTTCGTTCAACGATATGTATGGCCTTGATTACGTCGCTCTTCGTTATTTCAATGTCTTCGGTCCACGAATGGACATTCATGGCCGCTACACCGAGGTGATGATCCGCTGGATGGAGCGCATCGACGCAGGTTTGCCTCCCATCATTTTCGGCGACGGGTTGCAGACCATGGATCTGATCCATGTCAGGGACGTCGCTCGGGCCAATATCCTGGCTGCAATCTCTCCGGCAACGGATGTGGCTCTCAATGTTGGAAGCGGCCAAGAGACTTCTCTTCTCGATCTTGCCCGCTGTCTGGCACGTGTTATGGGGCGTCCAAGCTTGGTGCCTGTTCATGAAGCCGAGCGTGCCGTCAATCCCGTTCCACGGCGGCTAAGCGATCCACAGGCAGCACAACGCCTCATTGGATTCAGCGCGCAGCTTGATGCCGAGGCAGGCTTGGCGGAGCTCGTTGAATGGTGGCGAGGCCAGCAGGTTCAGCAGGAAGAGAGGGGTGTTGCCTAA
- a CDS encoding DegT/DnrJ/EryC1/StrS aminotransferase family protein, with protein sequence MIPIMTPFIGEAEAQAASAVVLSGWLSQGSEVAAFEREFAAAVGSDHACAVSNCTVALHLALLAVGVGPGDEVILASHTFIACANVVLQCGAVPVFVDIDPNTFNMKPELVAAAITERTKAIMCIHQMGMPCDMEAIMPLARAHGVAVVEDAACAIGSEIRMNGQWERIGRPIGDIACFSLHPRKLLTVGDGGMMTTSNVEYDRFARLLRQHGMSVSDSVRHNSRTVILEEYPVPGYNYRLTDVQAAIGRVQLTRLDEIVARRRRLAQTYREMLADIPGVRAPSEPEWAKTNWQSYCVRLPEGADQREVMQKMLDRGVATRRGIMCAHLERAYAHHELRLPLPESERAHRGCILLPLFHQMTEDMQEQVVSSLKAALVKQPALV encoded by the coding sequence ATGATCCCGATCATGACCCCCTTTATCGGAGAGGCAGAAGCCCAGGCCGCCTCGGCCGTCGTTCTATCAGGTTGGTTGTCCCAAGGGTCCGAGGTTGCGGCCTTTGAAAGAGAGTTCGCTGCAGCAGTCGGGTCCGACCATGCTTGTGCCGTGTCAAACTGCACAGTGGCGCTTCATCTCGCACTTTTGGCAGTAGGCGTCGGTCCAGGGGATGAGGTAATCCTTGCAAGCCACACCTTCATCGCCTGTGCGAATGTCGTTCTCCAGTGCGGTGCTGTGCCGGTATTCGTCGATATCGACCCAAATACTTTCAATATGAAGCCCGAACTCGTGGCGGCCGCAATTACGGAGCGCACCAAAGCCATCATGTGCATTCACCAAATGGGAATGCCGTGCGATATGGAAGCGATCATGCCGCTTGCCCGTGCCCATGGGGTCGCAGTGGTGGAGGACGCGGCTTGCGCCATCGGTTCTGAGATCCGCATGAACGGACAGTGGGAGCGGATCGGCCGCCCTATCGGGGATATCGCCTGCTTCTCCCTTCATCCCCGCAAGCTCCTGACAGTGGGGGACGGCGGCATGATGACGACGAGCAATGTCGAATACGACCGATTCGCTCGCCTCTTACGCCAGCACGGTATGAGCGTGTCAGACTCTGTTCGACATAACAGTCGTACTGTTATTCTGGAGGAGTATCCCGTTCCCGGCTACAATTATCGGCTAACCGATGTTCAGGCTGCTATCGGCCGCGTTCAGCTCACACGGCTTGACGAGATCGTGGCCCGTAGACGGCGGCTCGCTCAAACTTATCGGGAAATGCTAGCCGATATCCCGGGTGTAAGAGCTCCGTCTGAGCCGGAATGGGCAAAAACCAACTGGCAAAGCTATTGCGTCCGTCTGCCTGAAGGCGCCGATCAGCGCGAAGTCATGCAGAAGATGCTCGATCGCGGGGTCGCGACTCGACGCGGCATCATGTGCGCTCACCTGGAACGCGCATATGCACATCATGAATTGCGCCTTCCACTGCCTGAATCCGAGCGTGCTCACAGGGGCTGTATCCTTCTTCCCCTGTTCCATCAGATGACGGAGGATATGCAGGAGCAGGTTGTGTCTTCGCTCAAGGCGGCGCTTGTCAAACAGCCGGCTCTGGTCTGA
- a CDS encoding HlyD family type I secretion periplasmic adaptor subunit, which translates to MIPTRPMSGEKVPAPQILPPVPKKRPAHVVEFQPDAVEVEERAPPRIARLTLYFTTALIGTAILWASLTEIDEIAVAKGKLITTEPNIIIQPLENSVVRSVKVKVGQAVTAGQLLGVLDPTFTEADVQQVQTKFNAADAMVQRLEAELADRTYQPSNPSSPEQLVEAKLAAQRKAFSESRLRNLDEEIARSEASLAKSRQEEAILSQRLTGIQDIEQMRMVLLEHQTGSKLNLLQARDMRLDVEAMLARTKGAQVEAGHELEKARSQRQEFINDFTRATLESLVEARGRRDAAAEELKKAELRRNLVSLTAPTDAIVLEVAQRSVGSVIRQAEPLFVLVPSNVPLEAEVSIEPKDIGHIGTGQTARIKFEAFPFQKHGTATGTVRTISHDAFPGDKEKGSEAAGNLLYKARLSLDDTQLRDTPADFRLLPGMSVQAEVKVGQRTVMSYFLYPLLRGLDEGIREP; encoded by the coding sequence ATGATTCCGACCCGCCCCATGTCCGGCGAAAAGGTTCCTGCACCGCAGATCCTGCCGCCTGTACCGAAGAAGCGCCCTGCCCATGTGGTGGAATTCCAGCCCGATGCCGTTGAGGTCGAGGAACGCGCTCCACCAAGAATTGCACGGCTGACGCTCTATTTCACGACTGCGCTCATCGGCACGGCCATACTCTGGGCCAGCCTCACAGAAATCGACGAGATCGCTGTTGCCAAAGGCAAGCTGATCACCACAGAACCGAACATCATCATCCAGCCTCTTGAGAACTCCGTCGTCAGGAGCGTTAAGGTCAAGGTTGGCCAAGCGGTCACGGCCGGGCAGCTTCTTGGGGTCCTAGACCCCACTTTCACGGAAGCAGATGTCCAACAGGTGCAGACCAAGTTCAATGCGGCCGACGCTATGGTGCAAAGGCTTGAGGCCGAGCTTGCCGACCGAACCTACCAGCCTTCCAATCCATCAAGCCCCGAGCAGCTTGTCGAAGCCAAGCTTGCGGCCCAACGCAAAGCCTTTAGTGAAAGCCGTCTGCGCAATCTGGATGAGGAAATCGCGCGCTCGGAAGCCAGTCTTGCAAAAAGCCGCCAAGAAGAGGCCATCTTGTCACAAAGGCTCACTGGCATTCAGGATATCGAGCAGATGCGCATGGTCCTCCTGGAGCATCAAACCGGCTCGAAGCTCAATCTTCTTCAGGCTCGCGACATGAGGCTCGATGTGGAGGCTATGCTGGCGCGAACGAAAGGTGCTCAAGTCGAAGCTGGGCACGAGCTTGAGAAGGCCCGGTCGCAACGCCAGGAATTCATCAACGATTTTACGCGCGCCACATTGGAGTCGCTGGTCGAGGCACGCGGCCGGCGGGATGCGGCTGCGGAGGAATTGAAGAAAGCCGAGCTCCGCCGGAACCTCGTTTCTCTTACGGCTCCGACCGATGCTATCGTCTTGGAAGTCGCCCAGCGTTCGGTCGGTTCGGTCATACGCCAGGCAGAGCCGCTTTTCGTGCTCGTCCCCTCCAACGTGCCCCTTGAAGCGGAGGTATCGATCGAGCCCAAGGATATCGGCCATATCGGAACCGGGCAGACGGCCCGGATCAAGTTCGAGGCCTTTCCCTTCCAGAAGCATGGGACTGCCACGGGCACCGTGAGAACCATCAGCCACGACGCTTTTCCGGGGGATAAGGAGAAGGGTTCCGAGGCGGCCGGGAATCTCTTGTACAAGGCTCGCCTGAGCCTCGACGATACTCAACTTCGCGACACGCCGGCTGACTTTCGCCTTCTCCCGGGCATGTCCGTTCAGGCAGAAGTCAAGGTTGGCCAGCGAACCGTCATGTCCTACTTCCTATATCCCCTTCTCCGGGGTCTGGATGAAGGCATACGAGAGCCATGA
- a CDS encoding peptidase domain-containing ABC transporter, whose product MGAETETGLHCLVAVARHHGTDLTIEQLAHSYAITDEPVSWQLLLRMARESGLRARKVNLGWPDLLGLGAAFPALALLANGNWVVVAGVDRSDQGDRIIVFDPKAARPEPLHLDENDFSAAWHGDVILVKPARKSLKDPTRPFGFLWFAPELIRQRRLFTDVIAAALVLYALGLAVPIFSQLVIDKVLMHESYATLYVLAGGVALALAFDAVFSFLRKYLLLYASNRIDMRVAVRTFAHLLSLPLGFFERIPAGVLIKHMQQANRIREFLTGRLFTAILDGLSLLVFIPVLLLYSVKLTIVVLAFTACVAVTIGLLIGPFRRRLQALYEAEGERQALLVEAVHGMRTIKALAMEPLHRRSWDNSSAQSVMMRYNVERISAAAQSLTGFLEKFMSVAIIALGALDVFDHTMTVGALVAFNMLAGRVSGPLVQILTMAHEYQEVALSVRMLGEVMDKRPETDGAQRGLSPPLQGEIQFEDVSFGYQPDRPPALDDVSFTIEAGSIVGIVGRSGSGKTTITRLIQRLYAVQKGLVRIDGHDIRELDLAHLRKCVGVVLQDNFLFRGTIRENIAAAKPSASFEEIAWAAKAAGAEEFIERMPRGFDTMLEENAENLSGGQKQRLAIARALVTDPRLLILDEATSALDPDSEMIIRQNLRKIAEGRTVLIVSHRLSTLVDANAILVVDRGRLIAAGRHDQLLSSCTTYRHLWNQQTRHAA is encoded by the coding sequence GTGGGCGCAGAAACCGAAACAGGCCTGCATTGCCTTGTAGCAGTCGCCCGTCACCACGGCACCGACCTGACCATCGAGCAACTGGCTCATTCGTATGCCATTACGGACGAGCCTGTTTCCTGGCAGCTCCTCCTGCGTATGGCGCGGGAATCGGGCCTGCGGGCCCGCAAGGTCAATCTGGGATGGCCCGATCTCCTCGGGCTCGGCGCGGCTTTTCCGGCTCTCGCTCTCCTGGCAAACGGCAATTGGGTCGTCGTCGCAGGTGTCGACAGAAGCGACCAAGGCGACAGGATCATCGTCTTTGATCCCAAAGCCGCGCGTCCCGAGCCATTGCACCTGGACGAAAATGACTTCTCTGCAGCCTGGCATGGGGACGTCATCCTCGTTAAGCCTGCCCGCAAAAGTCTGAAGGATCCAACGCGGCCCTTCGGCTTCCTATGGTTTGCGCCCGAACTGATACGTCAACGCCGGCTTTTCACGGACGTGATCGCAGCCGCGCTCGTCCTCTATGCCTTGGGCCTCGCGGTTCCGATCTTCTCCCAGCTCGTGATCGACAAGGTTTTGATGCACGAGTCCTATGCAACGCTTTACGTTCTTGCGGGCGGCGTCGCGCTGGCACTCGCGTTCGATGCCGTCTTCAGCTTTCTCAGAAAATATCTTCTGCTCTACGCGAGCAATCGCATCGACATGCGCGTGGCCGTTAGGACTTTCGCGCACCTTCTCTCGCTTCCCCTCGGATTTTTCGAGAGGATCCCTGCTGGCGTTCTTATCAAGCACATGCAGCAGGCCAATCGGATCCGGGAGTTTCTGACCGGCCGCCTCTTCACGGCCATTCTCGACGGCCTTTCCCTTCTGGTCTTTATTCCCGTTCTGCTGCTCTACAGCGTCAAGCTGACAATTGTGGTTCTGGCGTTCACAGCCTGTGTTGCCGTGACGATCGGGCTTCTCATTGGGCCGTTCCGCCGCCGCCTCCAGGCCCTCTATGAAGCGGAAGGTGAACGGCAGGCCCTTCTCGTCGAAGCCGTTCACGGCATGCGCACCATCAAGGCTCTTGCCATGGAGCCGCTCCATCGACGCAGCTGGGACAATTCATCGGCCCAGTCCGTGATGATGCGCTACAATGTCGAGAGGATCTCCGCGGCGGCGCAGAGTCTCACAGGTTTTCTCGAGAAATTCATGAGCGTCGCCATTATTGCCCTCGGCGCTCTCGATGTCTTCGATCACACCATGACCGTCGGCGCATTGGTTGCCTTCAACATGCTGGCTGGGCGTGTTTCGGGGCCCCTCGTCCAGATTCTGACGATGGCGCATGAATATCAGGAGGTCGCTCTCTCGGTCCGCATGCTCGGGGAAGTGATGGACAAGAGGCCGGAGACGGATGGGGCGCAAAGGGGCCTCTCCCCTCCTCTTCAGGGAGAGATCCAATTCGAGGACGTGTCGTTCGGATATCAGCCCGACCGTCCACCGGCACTTGACGACGTCTCGTTCACCATCGAGGCAGGCAGCATCGTTGGCATCGTGGGGCGCAGCGGCTCAGGTAAGACAACGATCACGCGCCTGATTCAACGTCTCTACGCGGTCCAGAAAGGCCTCGTCCGGATCGACGGTCACGATATCCGGGAACTCGATCTGGCTCACCTTCGCAAGTGCGTCGGCGTCGTTCTGCAGGACAACTTCTTGTTCCGAGGAACTATTCGGGAAAACATCGCGGCCGCGAAGCCGTCGGCAAGCTTTGAGGAGATTGCCTGGGCAGCCAAGGCAGCCGGCGCGGAAGAATTCATCGAGCGCATGCCTCGTGGATTCGACACGATGCTTGAAGAGAATGCGGAAAATCTATCCGGCGGCCAGAAGCAGCGCCTTGCGATCGCCCGGGCCCTTGTGACGGACCCGCGCCTGCTCATCCTCGATGAGGCGACGAGCGCCCTCGATCCGGACAGCGAAATGATCATCAGGCAGAACCTTCGGAAGATTGCCGAGGGAAGAACCGTGCTGATCGTGTCCCACCGCCTGTCCACTCTCGTGGATGCGAATGCCATTCTGGTCGTGGACAGGGGACGCCTCATCGCTGCGGGTCGGCACGATCAGCTCCTCAGTTCGTGCACGACCTACCGCCATCTATGGAACCAGCAAACGAGGCACGCGGCATGA